From the genome of Rhodothermales bacterium, one region includes:
- the gmk gene encoding guanylate kinase, giving the protein MNATPSRYGVVVLTAPSGAGKTTIARRVLAACPTLKFSVSATTRPPRDYEKEGIHYHFLSAAEFERRVDAGDFLEYEEVYPGCYYGTLLSEIERIGRVGTALLDLDVRGAMRVKELLGDDALVLFIRPPSMAALEDRLSNRGTESEDRLKVRLDRAKMEMGYASRCDHVVLNDDLETAVEETLELIREFLAERNHATTDI; this is encoded by the coding sequence ATGAACGCAACCCCATCCCGGTACGGCGTCGTAGTGCTGACAGCGCCCAGTGGCGCCGGCAAGACCACGATTGCACGGCGGGTTCTCGCGGCATGCCCCACGCTTAAGTTTTCGGTCTCCGCCACCACGCGCCCGCCCCGCGATTACGAAAAGGAAGGCATCCATTACCATTTCCTGTCCGCGGCCGAGTTCGAACGGCGGGTCGACGCCGGCGATTTCCTCGAATACGAGGAGGTCTACCCCGGCTGCTACTACGGCACGCTGCTCTCCGAGATCGAACGGATCGGACGCGTCGGCACCGCGCTGCTCGACCTGGATGTGCGCGGCGCCATGCGCGTCAAGGAATTGCTGGGCGACGACGCCCTCGTGCTCTTCATCCGACCGCCTTCCATGGCGGCCCTCGAAGATCGCCTCTCGAATCGCGGGACGGAGTCCGAGGATCGGTTAAAGGTGCGGCTGGATCGGGCGAAAATGGAGATGGGGTACGCGTCGCGGTGCGACCACGTCGTCCTGAACGACGACCTCGAAACGGCGGTGGAGGAAACATTAGAGCTGATACGCGAGTTTCTGGCCGAGCGAAATCACGCGACGACGGACATCTGA
- a CDS encoding DNA-directed RNA polymerase subunit omega, with protein sequence MAIRTIDVSALTSETGSIFETVAILSKRARQLSSKGKAELDEKLSYFEGFGPEMEDTRMTEEQVRTSIEYEKRAKPPEVAINEMLDREIYFRNPNEDEGL encoded by the coding sequence ATGGCCATTCGAACCATCGACGTAAGCGCGCTGACCAGCGAAACGGGCAGCATCTTCGAAACCGTTGCGATCCTCTCGAAGCGTGCCCGTCAGTTGTCCTCCAAGGGGAAGGCCGAACTGGATGAGAAGCTGTCCTATTTCGAAGGGTTTGGCCCCGAGATGGAAGACACGCGGATGACGGAAGAGCAGGTGCGCACCTCGATCGAATACGAAAAGCGGGCCAAGCCGCCGGAAGTGGCGATCAACGAGATGCTCGACCGCGAGATCTACTTCCGTAATCCGAACGAGGACGAAGGCCTCTGA
- the coaBC gene encoding bifunctional phosphopantothenoylcysteine decarboxylase/phosphopantothenate--cysteine ligase CoaBC, with amino-acid sequence MSASLSLEGRKLILGVCGSIAAYKAAELTRLLKKAGAEVQVLMTAGATRFIAPLTLGTLSGRDVPIEIFPDTPAMGWTRHVELGLWADLFVVAPATADTIAKLAHGACDSMLTATALSARCPILVCPAMDHDMFLHPATTANLATLRDYGYRIMPPEHGPLASGLIGQGRLPEPEQILKRILGELQPASLPDLAGKHVLVTAGPTREAIDPVRFLSNHSTGTMGYALADAASRAGARVTLVSGPTALQPPHGVTFVGVESAAEMADAVLSRSDADLVIMAAAVADYTPAERSDTKVKKADGDLSIALRRTIDILATLGAQKRPDQILVGFALETDHGIEHAQGKLARKNLDWIVLNDMTEPGAGFGTGTNKVTLLARDGRQEALPLMPKPQVAAAILRRIA; translated from the coding sequence ATGAGCGCCTCCCTATCTCTCGAAGGCCGCAAGCTCATTCTGGGCGTTTGCGGCAGCATCGCCGCGTATAAAGCGGCCGAACTGACGCGGTTGCTGAAAAAAGCCGGCGCCGAGGTACAGGTGCTGATGACTGCCGGCGCCACACGGTTTATCGCCCCGCTCACCCTCGGCACCCTCTCCGGCCGCGACGTCCCCATCGAGATTTTCCCGGACACGCCGGCCATGGGCTGGACGCGTCACGTCGAACTCGGCCTCTGGGCCGACCTGTTTGTCGTCGCTCCCGCAACCGCGGACACCATCGCCAAACTCGCTCACGGCGCCTGTGATTCGATGCTGACCGCCACGGCGCTGTCGGCCCGCTGCCCCATCCTCGTGTGCCCCGCGATGGACCACGACATGTTCCTCCATCCGGCCACGACCGCCAACCTGGCCACGTTGCGGGACTACGGATACCGCATCATGCCGCCGGAGCACGGACCGCTCGCGAGCGGCCTCATCGGCCAGGGACGCCTGCCCGAGCCCGAACAGATCCTCAAACGCATCCTCGGCGAGCTGCAGCCGGCCTCGTTGCCCGACCTCGCCGGCAAACACGTGCTGGTCACCGCCGGTCCGACGCGCGAGGCCATCGATCCCGTCCGTTTTCTCTCCAACCACTCCACCGGCACGATGGGTTACGCGCTCGCCGATGCCGCCTCACGCGCCGGCGCGCGCGTGACGCTCGTGAGTGGCCCCACCGCCCTGCAACCACCGCACGGCGTCACCTTCGTGGGCGTCGAGTCGGCCGCCGAGATGGCGGATGCCGTGTTATCCCGCAGCGACGCCGACCTCGTCATCATGGCCGCGGCCGTGGCAGACTACACGCCGGCGGAACGCTCCGACACCAAAGTAAAAAAGGCGGACGGCGACCTCTCCATCGCACTTCGCCGCACCATCGATATTCTGGCCACGCTGGGCGCGCAGAAAAGACCCGACCAGATCCTGGTGGGCTTTGCGCTGGAGACCGACCACGGCATCGAGCACGCCCAGGGCAAACTCGCGCGCAAAAACCTCGACTGGATCGTGCTCAACGACATGACCGAGCCCGGCGCCGGCTTCGGAACGGGCACGAACAAAGTGACGCTGCTCGCCCGCGATGGCCGGCAGGAAGCCCTCCCGCTCATGCCGAAACCTCAGGTCGCGGCCGCTATCCTTCGGCGGATCGCCTGA
- a CDS encoding sterol desaturase family protein: MDPYIRMLQQGQTLAMIAGLVILALLEHAHPFYDFFRGEPGSRGRHAVRNLLLGALNGLVVSLGFVWLWFLATAWAEANQFGIMNQLSARFGIPGWAHAVGAMLLIDAWMYVWHRVNHVVPFLWRFHRVHHADPHMDVTTASRFHLGEIVLSSLLRVPVLILAGAHLWELLVYETLMFAVVQTQHANIFFPDRLDRALRTVIVTPAMHKVHHSRWQPETDSNYSSLFSIWDRLGRSFRIRKDLSTLRIGLDEMDDERYQTVGGMVRTPFLSIPRSEGAEEDRSVRRSAEG; encoded by the coding sequence ATGGATCCCTACATTCGGATGCTCCAGCAGGGGCAAACCCTCGCCATGATCGCCGGCCTGGTGATCCTCGCGCTGCTGGAACACGCGCATCCGTTCTACGACTTTTTCCGGGGCGAACCGGGGTCGCGCGGCCGGCATGCCGTACGCAATCTGCTCCTCGGCGCCCTGAACGGTCTCGTCGTGTCGCTGGGCTTCGTGTGGCTCTGGTTCCTGGCGACCGCCTGGGCGGAAGCCAACCAGTTCGGCATCATGAACCAGCTGAGCGCGCGTTTCGGCATCCCGGGCTGGGCCCACGCGGTCGGGGCGATGCTGTTGATCGATGCCTGGATGTATGTGTGGCACCGCGTCAATCATGTCGTTCCGTTCCTGTGGCGTTTTCATCGGGTGCATCATGCGGATCCGCACATGGATGTCACCACCGCCAGTCGTTTTCACCTGGGCGAGATCGTGCTGTCGTCGCTCTTGCGCGTGCCGGTGCTGATCCTGGCCGGCGCGCATCTGTGGGAGCTGCTGGTGTATGAGACGCTGATGTTCGCGGTGGTTCAGACGCAGCACGCCAACATCTTTTTCCCCGATCGGCTCGATCGCGCCCTGCGCACGGTGATCGTGACGCCGGCGATGCACAAGGTGCACCATTCCCGCTGGCAGCCTGAAACGGACTCCAACTACAGCTCGCTGTTCTCCATCTGGGACCGCCTCGGGCGGTCTTTCCGGATCAGAAAGGATCTCTCAACCCTGCGGATCGGGTTGGATGAAATGGATGACGAACGCTACCAGACCGTTGGGGGGATGGTCAGGACGCCTTTTCTGTCGATCCCGAGATCGGAAGGGGCCGAGGAAGATCGGTCCGTCAGGCGATCCGCCGAAGGATAG
- a CDS encoding uracil-DNA glycosylase — MEDPRSLLKQAIAFELALQGPYVPIEPAKPEERAAAVADETPPLAITPVDPAPLPPPSPIDTPQRPMTEPHAGAPETPPRAQDGSPYKRIEALIAPTSPLHAMTTLDEVRDYVASTVLIPLDTTRINPVFGVGNPHADLMVIGEAPGADEDQKGEPFVGRAGQLLTKILEAIHFTRDDVYIANILKSRPPNNRDPLPDEVAAHIPILYKQIALIQPKLILCVGKTAGNNLLEKQVTLASLRGKFNDFHGIPTMVTYHPAALLRNPQWKRPTWEDVQMLRDKYDELTAP, encoded by the coding sequence ATGGAGGATCCTCGCTCCCTGCTCAAGCAGGCCATCGCGTTCGAGCTGGCGCTGCAAGGGCCCTACGTGCCGATCGAGCCCGCGAAACCGGAAGAGCGGGCTGCCGCCGTTGCGGATGAAACGCCCCCCCTCGCAATCACGCCGGTCGATCCGGCCCCTCTCCCCCCACCATCACCGATTGACACCCCGCAACGGCCCATGACCGAACCCCACGCTGGAGCCCCCGAGACCCCGCCCCGAGCACAGGATGGCTCGCCCTACAAACGCATTGAAGCCCTGATCGCACCGACTTCACCGCTCCATGCGATGACGACGCTGGATGAAGTGCGGGATTACGTCGCCTCCACCGTGCTCATCCCGCTGGATACGACGCGCATCAACCCGGTATTCGGCGTGGGCAATCCGCATGCGGATCTGATGGTCATCGGGGAAGCTCCGGGCGCCGATGAAGACCAGAAGGGGGAGCCGTTTGTAGGCCGCGCCGGCCAGCTCCTGACGAAGATCCTGGAAGCCATCCATTTCACGCGGGATGACGTGTACATCGCCAACATCCTCAAAAGCCGGCCACCCAACAACCGCGATCCACTGCCCGATGAAGTGGCCGCGCACATCCCGATCCTGTACAAACAGATTGCCCTCATCCAACCCAAATTGATCCTGTGCGTGGGCAAGACGGCCGGCAATAACCTGCTCGAAAAACAGGTCACCCTCGCTTCGCTGCGTGGCAAATTCAACGATTTTCATGGCATCCCGACGATGGTCACCTACCATCCCGCCGCCCTGCTCCGAAACCCGCAATGGAAGCGCCCGACCTGGGAGGACGTCCAGATGCTGCGCGATAAATACGACGAACTAACCGCACCCTGA
- the dnaB gene encoding replicative DNA helicase, whose product MSDYDDPNPPRFNISEDGASYPLDKMTQRERSPRAAGKRMVEQGGRMPPQATEVEKSVLGAMLIERDAIPRAIEILPPDTFYLTRHQIIYHGVLALFERGNPVDIITLTEELRRRGQLEEIGGSYYLTELTTHVDTAANVEYHARIIAEKSLLRKMIETMTGLIGQAYEPSTDAFELLDSSEREIFRISDNQLRRSATSMNEVLKGTLASLEAVHGREGGITGVPSGFTRLDDMTGGWQKTDLIILAARPSMGKTAFSLAVARNAALHPESPAGVAIFSLEMGAQQLAQRLLTSEARVDAQAARTGRLRDEDWPRLARAAGKLSAAPIYIDDTPGLSVLELRAKCRRLKAEHNIGLVIVDYLQLMHGSGGGKNANREQEIAQISRSLKSLAKELDVPVIALSQLSRAVETRGGDKRPQLSDLRESGSIEQDADLVAFIYRAERYGITVDENGNSTEGIGEIIIAKQRNGPIGDVQLAFVNQYARFENLTGYIQEQSGSYDFGGDRGGPPAIPLPPGGDAPF is encoded by the coding sequence ATGTCCGACTACGACGACCCGAATCCGCCCCGATTCAACATTTCGGAAGACGGGGCCAGCTATCCACTGGACAAGATGACGCAGCGCGAGCGCTCGCCGCGCGCGGCCGGGAAGCGCATGGTCGAACAGGGCGGGCGGATGCCGCCGCAGGCTACCGAGGTGGAAAAGTCGGTCCTGGGCGCCATGCTGATCGAGCGCGACGCGATCCCGCGCGCCATCGAAATCCTGCCGCCGGACACCTTCTATCTGACGCGGCATCAGATCATCTACCACGGTGTGCTGGCGCTCTTCGAACGCGGCAACCCGGTCGACATCATCACCCTGACGGAAGAACTGCGCCGGCGCGGCCAGCTTGAGGAAATCGGGGGCTCCTATTACCTGACCGAGCTGACGACACACGTCGACACGGCCGCCAACGTCGAATACCACGCCCGGATCATCGCCGAGAAATCGCTGCTCCGGAAGATGATCGAGACGATGACGGGCTTGATCGGGCAGGCCTACGAACCCAGCACGGACGCCTTCGAGCTGCTCGACTCCAGCGAGCGCGAGATCTTCAGGATCTCCGACAACCAGTTGCGCCGCTCGGCGACCTCGATGAACGAGGTGCTGAAAGGCACGCTGGCCTCGCTGGAAGCCGTCCATGGCCGCGAGGGCGGCATCACCGGGGTGCCGAGCGGCTTCACGCGGCTGGACGACATGACCGGTGGATGGCAAAAAACCGACCTCATCATCCTGGCCGCACGCCCGTCGATGGGGAAGACGGCATTCAGCCTGGCCGTGGCCCGCAATGCGGCGCTGCACCCGGAGAGTCCCGCCGGCGTCGCCATCTTTTCGCTGGAAATGGGCGCCCAGCAGCTGGCGCAGCGTCTGCTGACGTCCGAGGCCCGCGTCGATGCGCAGGCGGCCCGAACCGGCCGGCTCCGCGACGAGGACTGGCCCCGGCTCGCGCGCGCCGCCGGCAAGCTGTCGGCGGCCCCGATTTATATCGACGACACGCCGGGCCTGAGCGTGCTGGAACTGCGCGCCAAGTGCCGGCGGCTCAAGGCCGAACACAATATCGGGCTCGTGATCGTCGACTACCTCCAGCTCATGCACGGCAGCGGTGGCGGCAAAAACGCGAACCGCGAACAGGAAATCGCGCAGATATCGCGCTCGCTCAAGTCGCTCGCCAAAGAACTCGACGTGCCCGTCATCGCCCTGTCGCAGCTCAGCCGCGCGGTCGAAACCCGCGGCGGCGACAAACGGCCGCAGTTGTCCGACCTGCGCGAATCCGGCTCCATCGAACAGGATGCCGACCTCGTCGCGTTTATCTACCGCGCGGAACGCTACGGCATCACGGTGGACGAAAACGGCAATTCAACCGAAGGCATCGGCGAAATCATCATTGCCAAGCAACGCAACGGTCCGATCGGAGACGTTCAGCTCGCGTTCGTGAACCAGTACGCGCGCTTCGAAAACCTGACCGGCTACATCCAGGAGCAGAGCGGCTCGTACGACTTCGGCGGAGACCGGGGCGGGCCGCCGGCGATTCCCCTTCCGCCAGGCGGCGACGCCCCGTTCTAA